From Apium graveolens cultivar Ventura chromosome 9, ASM990537v1, whole genome shotgun sequence, the proteins below share one genomic window:
- the LOC141684865 gene encoding uncharacterized protein LOC141684865 — MAEEVPRSGGVVLRFNDQKGFGFIKPDDGGDDLFVHHTDIKYDGYRTLYPGQLVEFYVLLDENKTKAVEVTGPNGSPIEQGGARAGGGGRFGGGYGGGRGGGGGECYTCGRVGHMARDCDRVGGVVRGGGGGGRGGGGYGVVRGGAGAGNGVCFNCGGIGHMARDCTSARNAAAAGGGGLGGGGCYTCGEHGHLARECPIGTGGGGAGRGYDRFAGSGGGRGGGRGYDRFVGGGTGGGSGRGGGSCYNCGEPGHYAKDCRNSARA, encoded by the coding sequence ATGGCGGAGGAGGTGCCTAGATCTGGTGGCGTAGTGCTCCGATTCAACGATCAGAAAGGCTTCGGTTTCATCAAACCCGACGACGGCGGCGACGATCTCTTCGTTCATCACACCGACATCAAGTACGACGGCTATCGCACTCTCTATCCCGGCCAATTGGTCGAGTTTTATGTTTTATTAGATGAGAACAAGACTAAGGCTGTTGAAGTCACTGGTCCTAACGGATCTCCGATTGAGCAGGGTGGGGCCCGCGCTGGCGGTGGAGGCAGGTTTGGTGGTGGTTATGGTGGGGGCCGTGGTGGTGGAGGAGGAGAGTGTTATACTTGTGGCAGGGTTGGCCATATGGCTAGGGATTGTGATCGTGTGGGGGGCGTGGTTCgcggtggtggtggtggtggaagaGGTGGAGGTGGTTATGGTGTGGTTCGTGGTGGCGCTGGTGCTGGTAATGGTGTTTGTTTTAATTGTGGTGGGATTGGGCATATGGCTAGGGATTGTACCAGTGCTCGGAATGCTGCTGCTGCTGGTGGGGGCGGATTAGGTGGAGGTGGTTGTTATACTTGTGGAGAGCATGGGCATTTGGCTAGAGAGTGTCCGATTGGTACTGGTGGTGGCGGCGCTGGAAGGGGTTACGATAGGTTTGCTGGTAGCGGCGGAGGTCGAGGTGGAGGAAGGGGTTATGATAGGTTTGTAGGAGGTGGCACTGGTGGAGGTAGCGGAAGGGGTGGTGGAAGCTGTTACAACTGCGGGGAGCCAGGGCATTATGCTAAGGACTGTCGTAACAGTGCTAGAGCATAA
- the LOC141685216 gene encoding uncharacterized protein LOC141685216, giving the protein MRSCDREPKTSALFSSERNPCSHQSTSEKNFTQARHNGQACSLDYRLSQFYIEYKPRTTIKAQVLSDFVAECQFKSKAQNPEDDQSSPWLLFVDGSSTSNSGGAGVMLISPEGFKIQQALRFGFSAINNVAEYEALIAGLKLTSDLEAEVIDIFGDSQLVSRQINGDFKTHNERMTQYLTRTQELLKKFSSWKMSNVDREENQWADSLAKLASSNLPVNLSPIDVDVLATPSIDEVSVNQIQTKPDWRQPFLDYIIDNKLPEHKTEAHALMFKARNYCVVGSALYRRALSEPLL; this is encoded by the coding sequence ATGCGCTCTTGTGATCGCGAGCCGAAAACTTCGGCATTATTTTCAAGCGAGAGAAATCCATGTTCTCACCAATCTACCTCTGAAAAGAATTTTACACAAGCCCGACATAACGGGCAGGCTTGCAGCCTGGACTATAGATTAAGCCAATTCTACATCGAGTACAAACCTCGAACGACGATCAAAGCCCAAGTTCTCTCAGATTTCGTTGCTGAATGCCAGTTCAAATCCAAAGCACAAAATCCAGAGGATGACCAATCAAGCCCGTGGCTTTTGTTTGTAGATGGTTCCTCGACATCCAACTCTGGAGGAGCGGGGGTTATGTTAATCAGTCCAGAAGGATTCAAAATCCAACAAGCCCTTAGATTCGGATTCTCCGCCATAAATAATGTGGCTGAATACGAGGCACTCATCGCAGGACTAAAGCTCACGTCCGATCTTGAAGCAGAGGTCATCGATATATTTGGAGATTCTCAATTGGTCTCTAGACAGATAAATGGCGATTTTAAGACACATAACGAAAGGATGACCCAATACTTGACAAGAACACAAGAGCTACTTAAGAAATTCTCTTCATGGAAAATGTCAAATGTTGATAGAGAGGAGAACCAGTGGGCCGACTCTCTTGCCAAACTGGCGTCATCCAATCTTCCTGTTAACCTCAGCCCGATAGACGTCGATGTCTTAGCGACCCCCTCCATCGACGAAGTATCAGTTAATCAGATCCAGACTAAGCCAGATTGGCGCCAACCTTTCCTCGACTACATCATCGACAACAAGCTACCTGAACATAAAACGGAGGCTCACGCACTTATGTTCAAAGCCAGAAACTACTGTGTTGTGGGCTCCGCGTTATATCGACGTGCTCTCTCTGAACCATTACTCTAG
- the LOC141683954 gene encoding oligopeptide transporter 7-like has protein sequence MQEDEILTAPLIDQHHPKHTSSSTSGSPPYSDDNSPIEQVALTVPITDDATLPELTFRTWVLGLVACVLLSFLNQFFWYRREPLSISAISAQIAVVPLGHLMAATFTNRVFFKGRKFEFSFNPGPFNVKEHVLITIFASSGAGNPYAIHVVSAVKVFYKKELTFWVSLIVIVTTQVLGFGWAGMFRRYLVEPAAMWWPQNLVQVSLFRALHEKEGRPKGGLTRNQFFLVAFIGSFAYYVFPGYLMSMLTSISWLCWVFPTSVIAQQLGSGLHGLGIGAVGLDWSSISSYIGSPLASPWFATVNIAIGFVMITYVLTPFIYSFNFFKAKTFPIFSDDLFTYTGQQYNISRIIDSNFHIDLEAYELEGHLYLSSFFVMTYAVSFACLAATVVHVLLFYGRELWQQSKSVFQNKHMDVHTKLMRKYKQVPEWWFTCILLTNIVATIFVCEYYKDQLQLPWWGVLLACGIAFFFTLPIGIITATTNQTPGLNVITEYIIGYLYPGYPVANMCFKVYGYISMKQGILFLQDFKLGHYMKIPPRSMFMAQVAGSLISALVHLGTAWWLMSTVPNICDRALLPPGSPWTCPGDHVFYDASVIWGLIGPQRIFGNLGYYSAINWFFLAGAIIPLLVWLAHKAFPSQHWIKLISAPVILGGVINMPPATAVNYTSWIIIAFFSGFIAYRYYRTWWSRYNYVLSGSLDAGLAFMGVLLYLCIDMEHISLNWWGNKPDGCPLASCPTAEGIIVKGCPIF, from the exons TAGGATTAGTAGCATGTGTGTTATTATCATTTCTCAACCAGTTCTTCTGGTATCGGAGAGAACCACTTTCCATATCGGCTATCTCAGCTCAAATAGCTGTCGTGCCTCTCGGACACTTGATGGCTGCTACATTCACCAATCGAGTGTTCTTTAAGGGGAGGAAGTTTGAATTTAGTTTCAATCCGGGGCCGTTTAATGTCAAGGAGCATGTGCTTATTACTATTTTTGCTAGTTCTGGTGCGGGGAATCCGTATGCTATTCATGTGGTTAGTGCCGTGAAGGTGTTTTATAAGAAAGAGTTGACGTTTTGGGTTTCGTTGATTGTGATTGTAACCACTCAAGTGTTGGGGTTTGGATGGGCTGGGATGTTTAGGAGGTACTTGGTTGAGCCTGCTGCTATGTGGTGGCCTCAAAATCTTGTACAAGTCTCGCTTTTCAG GGCTCTACATGAGAAAGAGGGGAGGCCAAAGGGCGGTTTAACTAGGAATCAGTTCTTCCTGGTTGCCTTCATCGGCAGCTTCGCTTACTATGTCTTTCCAGGATATCTTATGTCAATGCTAACTTCTATTTCCTGGTTATGTTGGGTATTTCCAACTTCTGTAATCGCACAACAACTTGGCTCAGGACTTCATGGTCTTGGAATTGGTGCTGTTGGACTTGATTGGTCGAGCATTTCTTCTTATATTGGGAGTCCACTTGCTAGCCCATGGTTTGCTACTGTTAATATTGCTATTGGATTTGTTATGATCACATATGTGCTTACCCCCTTCATCTATTCATTCAATTTTTTCAAAGCAAAGACATTCCCTATATTCTCAGATGATCTGTTCACTTATACTGGCCAACAGTACAATATATCGCGTATTATAGACTCAAATTTCCACATAGACTTGGAAGCCTACGAGCTTGAGGGTCATCTCTATCTTAGCTCCTTCTTTGTTATGACCTATGCTGTGAGTTTTGCTTGCCTCGCTGCTACTGTTGTCCATGTTTTGCTGTTCTATGGAAG AGAATTATGGCAGCAAAGCAAGTCCGTTTTTCAAAATAAACACATGGATGTGCACACAAAGCTTATGAGAAAGTACAAGCAAGTTCCAGAATGGTGGTTCACATGCATTCTCTTGACAAACATTGTAGCAACCATATTCGTATGTGAATATTATAAAGACCAGCTTCAGTTACCCTGGTGGGGTGTCTTGCTAGCATGTGGCATTGCCTTCTTTTTCACCCTACCTATTGGGATCATCACTGCCACGACTAACCAG ACTCCAGGCCTGAATGTGATCACAGAGTACATCATTGGTTACTTGTATCCAGGTTACCCTGTGGCCAATATGTGCTTCAAAGTTTACGGATATATCAGTATGAAACAAGGGATTCtctttttgcaagattttaaACTTGGACATTACATGAAGATACCACCTAGATCGATGTTCATGGCACAG GTAGCCGGTTCTCTAATATCAGCGTTGGTGCATTTAGGAACGGCATGGTGGTTAATGAGTACTGTACCAAATATATGTGACAGAGCCTTGCTTCCCCCAGGCAGCCCGTGGACCTGCCCAGGCGATCATGTGTTCTATGATGCCTCTGTCATCTGGGGACTTATTGGACCTCAAAGAATTTTCGGGAATCTTGGCTATTACTCTGCTATTAACTGGTTCTTTTTAGCAGGAGCAATAATTCCTCTTCTAGTTTGGCTTGCTCACAAGGCCTTCCCCAGTCAGCACTGGATAAAACTTATCTCAGCACCAGTAATATTAGGAGGTGTTATCAATATGCCCCCAGCTACTGCTGTCAACTACACGAGTTGGATTATCATTGCTTTCTTTTCCGGTTTTATTGCTTATAGATACTACCGTACCTGGTGGAGTCGCTACAACTATGTACTATCCGGCTCACTAGATGCTGGACTAGCCTTTATGGGAGTTCTGTTGTATCTATGTATTGATATGGAGCATATTAGCCTCAATTGGTGGGGAAACAAACCAGATGGATGTCCTCTGGCTTCTTGCCCAACTGCTGAAGGGATTATAGTCAAAGGGTGCCCAATCTTCTGA
- the LOC141684866 gene encoding calmodulin-lysine N-methyltransferase has product MSEKGGGAAAKPSSLRWSILRRALLPHSHHTDKHNSEIGIERVSRKTTHGFNLIPSCLVDNRNDTSPVSSSSSLISTKEAACFCYTLPIPDAPKLFLFQRVSSNDVLGDFEVCNRYDIDNTGLVCPWPSEEVLAYYCLSHAETFRSKTVIELGSGYGLAGLVVAMATEASEVVISDGNPQVVDYIQRSIDANSDAFGPSKVKSLMLHWNKEEISDISNKFDVIVASDCTFFTKFHKGLVQTLVKLLKRDGPSTAIFFSPKRGDTFDKFISEVKESGLRFSIDEIYDTEIWRQHQEFVKGDDSWPNYDKDHCYPLLIRITR; this is encoded by the exons ATGTCGGAGAAGGGGGGTGGCGCCGCCGCAAAACCGTCGTCTCTCCGGTGGAGTATTCTTCGCCGCGCTCTTCTTCCTCATTCACACCACACAG ATAAACACAATTCTGAGATTGGGATTGAGCGTGTTTCTAGGAAGACCACTCATGGATTTAATTTAATACCATCTTGTTTAGTCGATAATCGAAACGATACATCACCTGTATCCTCATCATCGTCATTGATCAGCACTAAAGAAGCTGCTTGTTTTTGCTATACATTGcctattcctgatgctcctaaGCTCTTTTTGTT TCAGAGAGTGAGCAGTAATGATGTTCTCGGTGATTTTGAGGTATGCAACAGATATGATATTGACAACACTGGCCTTGTTT GTCCCTGGCCATCAGAAGAAGTTCTTGCTTATTATTGTTTGTCACATGCAGAGACATTCAG ATCCAAAACAGTCATTGAACTAGGATCAGGATATGGCTTAGCTGGTTTGGTTGTTGCTATGGCTACTGAAGCATCGGAAGTTGTAATATCAGACGGAAATCCTCAAGTAGTTGATT ATATTCAGCGTAGTATTGATGCCAATTCTGATGCATTTGGCCCTAGCAAGGTGAAGTCTTTGATGCTTCACTGGAATAAGGAAGAAATATCAGACATTTCCAACAAATTTGATGTCATTGTAGCAAGTGACTG TACCTTCTTTACGAAATTTCACAAAGGCCTCGTTCAAACTCTAGTAAAGTTGTTAAAAAGGGACGGTCCCTCTACAGCCATCTTTTTTAGCCCCAAAAGAGGTGACACATTTGATAAATTTATAAGTGAAGTCAAAGAGAGTGGTCTGCGTTTCAGCATCGATGAGATCTATGACACAGAAATCTGGAGGCAGCATCAGGAATTCGTCAAAGGTGATGACTCGTGGCCCAACTATGATAAGGATCACTGCTATCCATTATTAATCAGAATTACTCGGTAA